In Listeria monocytogenes, the following proteins share a genomic window:
- a CDS encoding ROK family protein, translated as MYFVYDIGGTFVKFALMENNGTVKMKDKFPTTAKSAEELVAQMVEKWRPYRTEVKGIAVSCPGVVDTEKGVIYQGGSLLFMHEKNLAEMLARECHVPVVLQNDAKSAALAELWLGVAKNVHSAAILTLGSGVGGGIIMDGKLQSGYHLMAGEVSFMETSFDTKKLRGTFFGRTGSAVELIKRIASKKNLPNKKDGEHVFELINQGDEEANAIFDAYIYELASQILNIQYLIDPEIIAIGGGISAQPVVVERLNEAVAEIKAANPYHAAQPKIVTCHFQNDANLYGALYNFFLQMDAQNKR; from the coding sequence ATGTATTTTGTATACGATATTGGTGGAACTTTTGTTAAATTTGCGTTGATGGAAAATAACGGTACGGTGAAAATGAAAGATAAATTCCCTACAACTGCCAAAAGTGCAGAAGAACTTGTAGCTCAAATGGTCGAAAAGTGGCGCCCCTATAGGACAGAAGTGAAGGGCATTGCTGTGAGTTGTCCGGGCGTGGTAGATACGGAAAAAGGCGTGATTTACCAAGGTGGCTCGCTATTATTTATGCATGAGAAAAATTTGGCTGAAATGTTAGCGCGTGAATGTCATGTTCCCGTTGTCTTGCAAAATGATGCGAAGAGTGCGGCTTTAGCGGAACTTTGGTTAGGTGTGGCAAAAAATGTACATAGCGCGGCGATTTTAACGCTTGGAAGTGGCGTTGGTGGCGGAATTATTATGGATGGTAAATTACAATCTGGTTATCATTTGATGGCGGGAGAAGTTAGTTTTATGGAGACTTCTTTTGATACGAAGAAATTGCGAGGTACATTCTTTGGAAGAACTGGATCAGCGGTGGAGTTAATTAAGCGCATTGCATCAAAGAAGAATTTACCCAATAAAAAAGACGGTGAGCACGTTTTCGAATTAATTAACCAAGGTGATGAAGAAGCGAATGCTATTTTTGATGCGTATATTTATGAATTAGCATCTCAAATTTTAAATATCCAGTATTTGATTGATCCGGAAATTATTGCAATTGGTGGTGGCATTAGCGCCCAACCGGTTGTTGTTGAAAGGCTAAATGAGGCTGTCGCAGAAATAAAAGCAGCTAATCCTTATCATGCCGCACAACCGAAAATCGTCACTTGTCATTTCCAAAATGATGCGAATTTGTACGGAGCATTGT